The Nostoc sp. 'Lobaria pulmonaria (5183) cyanobiont' genome window below encodes:
- a CDS encoding DALR anticodon-binding domain-containing protein has protein sequence MHYKLPVSKYTSIKQLLYSYIIKSISIDTYRIEDRCIKDEKITLHKGRDDKRVFYTSSVSLRLSKSQNRKAMELASAIASDLSGICEGVFSIQIVPPGWINFELTHSTLATWLQSLVIGSSGRAGEQGSRGAEETIDAQSPITNSLFAVEYAHARCCSLVLLAHREGLIKLREPVPNTSPAFWDVIFPNPLPWLNCDGILQLNHPDERRLIGELIQVVDNIECPDVSGSVKWEKVALNLSQAFEKFWSNCRIWGEVKITSPELAQARLGLLMATQSVLKFVLEENLGVFAPLEL, from the coding sequence GTGCATTATAAATTACCAGTTAGCAAATATACGTCAATCAAACAGCTATTATATAGTTATATAATAAAATCAATAAGCATTGATACTTACAGGATAGAAGATAGATGCATAAAAGACGAAAAAATTACTCTACATAAAGGTAGAGATGATAAGAGAGTTTTCTATACCTCAAGTGTGTCTCTGCGACTATCAAAATCTCAGAATCGAAAAGCGATGGAGCTTGCCAGTGCGATCGCTTCAGATTTATCAGGGATTTGTGAGGGCGTTTTTAGCATCCAAATAGTTCCCCCTGGTTGGATAAATTTTGAATTAACTCACTCAACCTTAGCGACTTGGTTACAAAGTCTCGTAATTGGGAGTTCGGGGAGAGCAGGGGAGCAGGGGAGCAGGGGAGCAGAGGAGACAATTGATGCCCAATCCCCAATAACCAATTCATTGTTTGCTGTTGAATATGCTCATGCACGCTGCTGTTCGCTAGTGCTGCTGGCTCATCGAGAGGGATTGATTAAACTTAGAGAACCAGTTCCAAATACTAGTCCAGCTTTTTGGGATGTTATTTTTCCTAACCCCCTACCTTGGCTTAATTGCGACGGAATATTGCAGCTAAATCACCCAGATGAGCGTCGTCTAATTGGCGAGTTAATACAAGTGGTAGACAACATAGAGTGCCCTGATGTTAGCGGTTCTGTGAAATGGGAAAAAGTAGCGCTGAATTTGAGCCAAGCTTTTGAAAAGTTTTGGTCTAATTGCCGGATTTGGGGTGAGGTGAAAATTACCTCACCAGAACTAGCCCAAGCTAGACTCGGATTGCTCATGGCTACTCAGTCAGTATTAAAATTTGTCCTAGAGGAAAATCTGGGGGTTTTTGCGCCTTTGGAGTTATAA
- a CDS encoding ABC transporter substrate-binding protein: MSQKNETAILALALLLTVGIVGGGFWWFTNNGTKIGNTTIQNQQPGNNSSLQDRISFGEKAFTPGDISAVKKEGVQAIATKNYDGAIANFTAALKLNRNDPETLIFLNNARIGSSKSYTIVASVPFGTDPNVSLEILRGIAQAQNQVNSSGGVKGVPLRVGIANDDDNPEISKQIASTLVSNSEVLGVVGPNTSDSTLAAGAIYTSGQLVAISPTSTSVKISNFSHYVFRTVPSDFMAARTLANYMVRTLQKKNAVVFFNSQSNYSQSLKSEFVSSVSLEGGQVASEFDLSRADFSAAKSVEQATKQGAEVLMLAANTETLDKALQVVQINQKRLTLLGGDDVYTAKTLEIGREQAVGMVLAVPWHIDSDPKSDFPQKSRQLWGADVSWRSALSYDATVALIAALERNPTRDGVQQALLSSDFSATGASGTIRFLASGDRNAPVQLVKIVPGSRSRTGYDFEPVR; encoded by the coding sequence ATGTCACAAAAGAATGAAACTGCAATTTTAGCCTTAGCCCTGCTGCTGACAGTTGGTATAGTTGGCGGTGGTTTTTGGTGGTTTACTAACAATGGGACCAAAATTGGTAATACCACCATTCAAAATCAACAACCAGGCAACAATTCATCCTTACAAGACCGCATTAGTTTTGGCGAAAAAGCCTTTACTCCGGGTGACATTTCTGCTGTGAAAAAAGAAGGAGTACAGGCGATCGCTACTAAAAATTACGATGGAGCGATCGCCAATTTCACAGCTGCCCTAAAACTCAACCGAAACGATCCAGAAACGTTAATTTTTCTTAACAATGCCCGCATCGGTTCTTCCAAGAGCTATACCATTGTGGCTTCTGTACCATTTGGCACTGACCCCAATGTTTCTCTAGAAATTTTACGTGGGATAGCCCAAGCTCAAAATCAAGTCAATAGCTCTGGAGGAGTCAAGGGAGTACCGTTGAGGGTAGGGATAGCTAACGACGACGACAATCCAGAAATCTCCAAGCAAATTGCTTCTACCCTAGTCAGCAATTCCGAAGTATTGGGTGTAGTTGGGCCGAATACCAGCGATTCCACCTTAGCCGCAGGTGCTATCTATACGTCTGGACAACTTGTAGCCATATCTCCGACTAGTACATCTGTCAAAATTTCTAACTTTAGCCACTACGTTTTTCGCACAGTTCCCAGTGATTTTATGGCTGCGAGAACTTTAGCCAACTACATGGTGAGAACCTTGCAGAAAAAAAATGCAGTGGTTTTCTTTAATTCTCAGAGTAACTATAGCCAGTCTTTAAAGTCAGAGTTTGTCTCATCCGTTTCCTTAGAGGGTGGACAGGTAGCCAGTGAATTTGACTTATCCAGGGCGGATTTTAGCGCGGCTAAAAGCGTAGAACAAGCAACGAAGCAAGGTGCAGAAGTGTTGATGTTAGCTGCTAATACTGAAACTCTCGATAAAGCACTGCAAGTAGTTCAAATTAACCAGAAACGATTAACTCTGCTGGGGGGAGATGATGTTTACACCGCTAAAACTTTGGAAATTGGTAGAGAACAAGCTGTGGGGATGGTATTAGCAGTTCCCTGGCATATTGATAGCGATCCGAAGTCAGATTTTCCCCAGAAATCGCGGCAATTATGGGGCGCTGATGTGAGTTGGCGAAGTGCCCTCAGTTATGATGCCACTGTCGCTCTAATTGCGGCATTAGAACGCAATCCCACGCGAGATGGAGTCCAACAAGCACTCTTGTCCTCTGACTTTTCTGCCACTGGCGCTTCTGGTACAATTCGGTTTTTAGCATCAGGCGATCGCAATGCGCCAGTCCAACTTGTAAAAATTGTTCCTGGTTCTCGCTCTCGCACCGGTTATGACTTTGAACCAGTGCGTTAA
- a CDS encoding serine/threonine-protein kinase, translating into MEVYCTRPRCPRPQNYFADLDDITTLKTTQQKYCTTCGMPLMLDGRYVPTKLLGRGGFGAAFLARDRRIPGMRQCVVKQFQPSGNLTLTQLQQAQLMFEREAEVLAQLGNDHEQIPDLFAFFPVIVNSLQPGEQDQFFYLVQEYIDGQTLEEELIQQGKFSEQQVLEVLQGIVRVLEFVHDRGIIHRDIKPSNIMRRRDGKLFLLDFGAVKQVTNAAPGSAASSTGIYSMGFAPPEQMAGGQVFPSTDLYALAVTLITLLTNQEAIQLFDAYSNQWKWRTQVSVNPHLADILDKMLLPAANQRFQSAQEVLRALNSQVIQAPTQFNSPSATFPPQPPQGSSPVVPRRPPTQPAFSTLELLGGAAFSGFEGALLAIALLSLVKSPIVTLITCALILGILIFAQTRRWIEKFDLLIIPTITFAIIFFIPFLRGGLDLPSVVILAVGAGLVAISFTAVFRLIYKLLSLLL; encoded by the coding sequence ATGGAAGTTTACTGCACTCGTCCCCGTTGTCCGCGCCCACAAAACTATTTTGCCGATTTAGATGATATTACGACACTGAAAACAACCCAGCAAAAGTATTGCACTACCTGTGGTATGCCACTGATGCTAGATGGTCGATACGTGCCAACGAAACTGCTGGGAAGGGGCGGATTTGGAGCCGCATTTTTGGCACGCGATCGCCGAATACCGGGAATGCGTCAATGCGTGGTTAAGCAGTTTCAACCATCGGGAAATTTAACCTTAACTCAACTGCAACAAGCGCAGTTAATGTTTGAGAGAGAGGCAGAAGTTTTAGCACAGCTTGGTAACGATCACGAGCAAATTCCTGACTTGTTTGCTTTCTTTCCAGTGATAGTTAATAGCTTGCAACCAGGAGAGCAAGACCAATTTTTTTACTTGGTGCAAGAATATATTGATGGGCAAACCTTAGAGGAAGAATTAATTCAACAGGGCAAATTTTCTGAACAGCAAGTATTAGAGGTGTTGCAAGGAATTGTGCGGGTTCTAGAGTTTGTCCATGACAGAGGCATTATCCACAGAGATATCAAACCTTCAAACATCATGCGTCGTCGTGATGGTAAACTTTTCTTACTAGACTTTGGCGCAGTCAAGCAAGTAACAAATGCTGCACCTGGTTCTGCGGCTTCTTCCACAGGAATTTATTCTATGGGATTTGCACCGCCCGAACAGATGGCTGGTGGGCAAGTATTTCCATCTACAGATTTATACGCTTTAGCTGTAACTCTGATTACCTTGTTAACAAACCAGGAAGCAATTCAACTATTTGATGCTTATAGTAACCAGTGGAAATGGCGAACCCAAGTAAGTGTCAACCCTCACCTTGCTGACATTTTAGACAAGATGCTGCTACCTGCGGCTAATCAACGCTTCCAGTCAGCCCAAGAGGTTCTACGCGCACTTAACTCACAGGTAATTCAAGCCCCTACACAATTTAATTCGCCCTCTGCAACCTTCCCGCCACAACCACCTCAAGGTTCTAGTCCTGTCGTCCCCCGTCGTCCACCAACTCAGCCAGCGTTTTCGACATTGGAATTATTGGGTGGGGCAGCATTTAGTGGATTTGAGGGTGCATTGCTCGCGATCGCCCTCTTGAGTCTAGTCAAATCACCAATAGTTACTTTGATTACTTGCGCCCTGATTTTAGGTATACTTATTTTTGCCCAAACTCGGCGATGGATTGAAAAGTTCGATTTATTAATTATTCCTACAATTACTTTTGCAATTATTTTTTTTATCCCCTTTTTACGGGGAGGTCTTGACCTTCCGTCAGTGGTGATTTTAGCAGTTGGAGCAGGCTTAGTAGCTATTTCATTCACAGCTGTATTTCGACTTATTTATAAATTACTATCTCTCTTACTTTAA
- a CDS encoding Crp/Fnr family transcriptional regulator codes for MQSPSSFSEASRPFLTWQRILDWAQEHYRCRTFSKDERIPARPGLLYLVQRGAIRMVGTAQVSATASQLTSRRINRTPEEAFLGFVGAGQPFEIVAQSPFTLQAYAHVDQTAVLWMYWHDLDNWPHFRREVMDAFRYQHQRKLLWLSALGQRRTIDRLLGFLTLLIEEYGEPAMSDTDPDVIRGYCLPFPLTHAQIGSAIGSTRVTVTRLMGKLRQRGLILTQGDNLICLPAESINRAG; via the coding sequence ATGCAATCTCCATCCTCCTTTTCTGAGGCATCACGGCCTTTTTTGACTTGGCAACGCATTCTTGACTGGGCTCAAGAACACTATCGCTGCCGCACCTTTAGCAAAGATGAGCGCATTCCAGCCCGGCCTGGATTGCTATATTTGGTACAAAGGGGTGCGATCCGCATGGTAGGAACCGCCCAAGTTAGTGCGACTGCCAGTCAGCTAACGTCTCGACGAATTAACAGAACCCCAGAAGAAGCGTTCTTGGGTTTTGTGGGAGCGGGACAGCCATTTGAAATTGTTGCTCAGTCACCATTCACACTCCAGGCTTATGCCCATGTCGATCAAACTGCGGTGCTGTGGATGTACTGGCATGATTTAGACAACTGGCCTCACTTCCGTCGCGAAGTTATGGATGCCTTTAGGTATCAGCACCAGCGTAAGCTGCTGTGGCTGAGTGCCTTGGGACAACGCCGCACAATTGACCGACTCTTAGGATTTCTCACATTGTTAATTGAGGAATATGGAGAGCCAGCAATGAGCGACACTGATCCTGATGTGATTCGCGGTTATTGTCTGCCCTTTCCCCTCACCCATGCCCAAATTGGTAGCGCGATTGGTTCTACTCGTGTCACTGTCACCCGCTTGATGGGTAAGCTGCGTCAACGTGGTTTAATCCTGACTCAAGGCGATAATCTAATATGCTTGCCAGCAGAGTCGATTAATAGAGCTGGTTAA
- a CDS encoding Cof-type HAD-IIB family hydrolase — translation MQKASTDNQAAAKDIKLLVLDIDGTIAGHSNTISKPVKQAIVAAQARGIQVAIATGRMYCSALRFHQDIGSTLPLMAYQGAWIQDPITQKIHRHWVVSREIAHQLLDYFEKPELRSLLSVHFYINDQLYVRELTRETKIYAERSGVIPIPVGDLRQALTNEPTKILALSDDIDVIDKLLGNLRRQYTPAELYLTTSVATFFEATNASVNKGTAVRYLAEELLGLQLANVMAIGDNFNDVEMLEYVGLGVAMGNAPAGVQAIAKWVAPSVEEDGAAVAIEKFLL, via the coding sequence ATGCAGAAAGCATCTACTGACAATCAGGCTGCTGCAAAAGATATTAAACTACTAGTTTTGGATATAGATGGCACGATCGCTGGACACTCTAACACTATCAGCAAACCTGTAAAGCAAGCCATTGTTGCAGCGCAAGCACGAGGAATTCAAGTGGCGATCGCTACAGGTAGAATGTATTGTTCAGCCTTGCGCTTCCACCAAGATATCGGCTCTACCTTACCATTAATGGCCTATCAAGGAGCCTGGATTCAAGACCCAATTACCCAAAAAATTCATCGCCATTGGGTTGTTTCCAGAGAAATCGCCCACCAGTTACTCGACTATTTTGAAAAGCCGGAGTTGCGATCACTTCTATCTGTTCACTTTTACATCAACGATCAACTATACGTCCGTGAGTTAACCAGAGAAACCAAAATTTATGCAGAACGTTCTGGTGTTATCCCGATTCCTGTGGGTGATTTGCGTCAAGCCTTAACGAATGAACCGACAAAAATTCTTGCATTGTCTGATGACATTGATGTAATCGACAAGCTATTGGGAAATTTGCGCCGCCAATATACACCTGCTGAACTTTATCTGACGACATCTGTTGCTACCTTTTTTGAAGCAACTAACGCCTCTGTAAATAAGGGAACTGCTGTACGTTACCTAGCCGAAGAATTGCTGGGATTACAATTAGCCAACGTTATGGCGATTGGCGATAACTTCAATGATGTGGAAATGCTGGAGTATGTTGGACTTGGTGTCGCTATGGGCAACGCACCAGCAGGAGTGCAAGCGATCGCAAAGTGGGTAGCTCCTAGCGTAGAGGAAGATGGGGCAGCAGTAGCAATTGAAAAGTTTTTGCTGTAG
- a CDS encoding PstS family phosphate ABC transporter substrate-binding protein, whose product MSQKNETTILVLSILITVGLIAGGFWWFTRKSGVDLNTINSGNTKTPQTGSEQPSGNTFTSVKDVPTGLFNYGGSTSWAPIRLVVDPVIQAARPELRMRYVEPSNASPGSGTGIQSLIDGQLAFAQSSRPVLDQELSHAQQRGFSLKQIPVAIDGLAVAVNPNLNIPGLTIEQLKSIYTGKINNWSQVGGSNIPIKPYSRRIADGGTVELFVQDILGGQAFSSNVEFISTTTQALQKLANSPGSIYYASAPEVIPQCSIKALPLGRTQGQYIAPYQEPSVLPSECPGKRNKLNIEAFQSGKYPITRNLFVVVKQNGQTEQQAGVAYANLLLTEQGQELISQAGFVKIR is encoded by the coding sequence ATGTCCCAAAAAAATGAAACAACTATTCTTGTATTATCCATCCTAATCACCGTCGGGCTAATAGCTGGCGGTTTTTGGTGGTTTACTAGAAAATCTGGTGTCGATCTAAATACAATTAATTCTGGTAACACCAAAACGCCCCAAACCGGATCGGAACAACCTAGTGGCAATACTTTCACTTCAGTAAAGGATGTTCCTACAGGATTATTCAATTACGGAGGCAGTACATCTTGGGCACCAATTCGATTAGTAGTTGATCCAGTAATTCAAGCCGCGCGGCCAGAGTTACGGATGCGCTATGTAGAACCCAGCAATGCATCTCCTGGTTCTGGTACTGGCATTCAGTCCCTGATAGATGGTCAACTAGCCTTTGCCCAGTCCTCCCGACCAGTTCTAGATCAAGAATTAAGCCATGCCCAACAGCGTGGGTTCAGTTTGAAACAAATTCCTGTGGCAATTGATGGTTTAGCGGTTGCAGTTAACCCCAATCTCAATATCCCAGGACTAACGATAGAACAGTTAAAGTCAATTTATACAGGCAAAATCAATAATTGGAGCCAGGTGGGCGGTTCCAATATCCCGATAAAGCCCTATTCCCGCCGCATTGCTGATGGCGGTACTGTCGAACTTTTTGTCCAAGACATCTTGGGTGGTCAAGCTTTCAGCTCCAATGTAGAATTTATCTCCACAACCACCCAAGCCTTGCAAAAATTGGCTAATAGTCCTGGTAGCATCTACTACGCTTCTGCCCCAGAGGTGATTCCTCAATGCTCAATCAAGGCCTTGCCGTTGGGGCGCACGCAAGGGCAATACATTGCTCCATACCAAGAACCTTCTGTCCTCCCGTCTGAATGTCCTGGTAAACGGAACAAGTTGAACATTGAGGCTTTCCAATCAGGAAAATACCCGATTACCCGCAATCTGTTTGTGGTGGTCAAACAGAATGGTCAGACTGAGCAGCAAGCAGGTGTCGCTTACGCCAACTTACTGCTGACTGAGCAGGGACAGGAACTGATTTCCCAAGCGGGATTTGTCAAAATTCGCTGA
- a CDS encoding LysR family transcriptional regulator, whose product MSDLPFTLDQLRILKAIAQEGSFKRAADSLYVSQPAVSLQVQNLERQLDVPLFDRGGRRAQLTEAGHLLLNYGEKILSLCQETCRAIEDLQNLQGGTLIVGASQTTGTYLLPRMIGMFRQKYPDVAVQLHVHSTRRTAWSVANGQVDLAIIGGEIPGELSESLDVIPYAEDELALIIPVFHPFTKLEKIQKEDLYKLQFIALDSQSTIRKVIDQVLARCEIDTRRFKVEMELNSIEAIKNAVQSGLGAAFVSTSAIAKELQMGVLHRTPIEGVVVKRTLWLICNPNRYRSKAAEAFSQEILPQFANPGWNQDVLKLTQKSLVLTTLEVATPTSSGED is encoded by the coding sequence ATGTCTGACCTTCCTTTCACTTTAGATCAGTTACGTATCCTGAAAGCGATCGCCCAAGAAGGAAGCTTCAAGCGTGCCGCTGATAGTCTTTACGTCTCCCAGCCTGCCGTCAGTTTGCAAGTCCAAAATCTGGAACGGCAACTCGATGTCCCCTTATTTGATCGTGGAGGACGACGCGCCCAATTAACCGAAGCTGGGCATCTACTCTTAAACTACGGTGAAAAAATCCTCAGTCTCTGTCAGGAAACCTGCCGCGCCATCGAGGATTTACAAAATCTCCAAGGTGGTACTTTAATTGTCGGTGCTTCTCAAACCACTGGCACTTATCTTTTGCCCAGAATGATCGGTATGTTCCGACAAAAATATCCAGATGTGGCAGTACAATTACACGTCCACTCTACCCGGCGGACTGCTTGGAGTGTCGCTAACGGACAAGTCGATCTGGCAATTATCGGCGGTGAAATCCCTGGTGAACTGTCAGAATCTTTAGACGTGATTCCTTACGCTGAGGATGAGCTAGCGCTGATTATACCTGTCTTTCATCCTTTTACCAAACTTGAAAAAATCCAGAAAGAAGACCTGTATAAATTACAATTCATTGCCCTAGATTCCCAATCGACTATCCGCAAAGTCATTGACCAAGTGCTAGCACGCTGTGAAATCGATACCAGACGTTTTAAAGTTGAAATGGAATTGAATTCTATTGAAGCGATTAAAAATGCTGTGCAATCTGGTCTAGGGGCTGCCTTTGTTTCAACTAGTGCGATCGCTAAAGAGTTACAAATGGGCGTTTTGCACCGTACTCCCATTGAAGGCGTAGTCGTCAAACGGACGCTGTGGCTGATTTGTAATCCCAATCGCTATAGATCCAAAGCCGCAGAAGCCTTTAGTCAAGAAATTTTGCCCCAGTTTGCTAACCCAGGATGGAATCAAGATGTGTTAAAATTAACACAAAAAAGTCTAGTGTTAACTACATTGGAGGTAGCAACACCCACCTCATCTGGTGAAGACTAA
- the polA gene encoding DNA polymerase I has translation MSETFTSATATRPTFILVDGHSLAYRSYFAFAKGRDGGLRTKTGIPTSICFGFVKCLLEVMATQQPQAMAIAFDLAEATFRHEADDTYKADRPETPEDFIPDLENLHELLNGFNLPFFTAPGYEADDVLGTLAQRVTAAGYRVKILTGDRDLFQLIDSDKEITVLNFSPDALKRSTNSITEFEAEQVKEKMGVLPSQIVDFKALCGDKSDNIPGVKGIGEKTAVQLLNTYGSLENVYAALDEIKGATQKKLAAGKEDAEKSRYLATIVLDVPIEFDLEDCKLKGFDTSVLSPILEKLEFKSFLGKINDLQQRFGGKVEEKQEAKTDPTNPNTNSELNSNEDNNLWFFSASDTAAVTQQSTSPITPRIINTEAKLTELVKILQKFTNPETPVAWDTETTDLEPRDAELVGIGCCWGTKPDEVAYIPLGHKTGENLHKDLVLETLRPILESADYPKALQNAKFDRLVLRCQGINLAGVVFDPMLASYILNPDSSHNLMDLSQRYLGLIAKSYLDLVPKGKTIADIDIHAVADYCGMDAYSTFGLVSKLREELDTIPALSKLLAEVEQPLEAVLAQMEYTGVRINSAYLQELSQHLETELARLKKEATEIAGENFNLGSPKQLSQILFEKLGLSTRHSRKIQTGYSTDAATLEKLQEDDNTGFVEAIVEYRTLSKLKSTYVDALPALVRPDTQRVHTDFNQAATSTGRLSSSNPNLQNIPIRTAFSRQIRKAFLPEPGWLMVAADYSQIELRILAHLSQEPILVQAYQQNEDVHTVTARLVFEKENITSEERGMAKTINFGVIYGMGSLRFSRSTGIDKTIANEFIKRFNERYPKVFAYLERVKKEAIALGYVETIFGRRRYFDFTNNSLRKLKGSNPEDIHLSKLKNLGAFDAGLLRSAANAPIQGSNADIIKIAMVRLHEILKKYQARLLLQVHDELVFEIPPDEWEELQLQIKSVMENAVQLSVPLLVEARVGENWMETK, from the coding sequence ATGTCTGAAACCTTCACTTCTGCAACTGCAACACGCCCCACCTTCATCCTCGTAGATGGGCACTCGCTGGCTTATCGTTCATACTTTGCTTTCGCCAAAGGGCGAGATGGAGGACTGCGTACCAAAACAGGCATTCCCACCAGTATATGTTTTGGTTTTGTGAAGTGCCTGCTGGAGGTAATGGCAACACAACAGCCCCAAGCAATGGCGATCGCTTTTGATTTGGCTGAGGCAACTTTTCGCCACGAAGCTGACGATACTTATAAAGCCGATCGCCCGGAAACGCCAGAAGACTTTATTCCCGACTTAGAAAACCTGCATGAGTTGCTGAATGGCTTTAATCTACCCTTTTTCACTGCCCCCGGTTATGAGGCTGATGATGTTTTGGGAACCTTAGCACAACGAGTAACTGCGGCTGGGTATAGGGTGAAGATTTTGACTGGCGATCGCGATTTATTTCAACTGATCGACTCTGATAAAGAAATCACTGTTCTGAATTTTAGTCCAGATGCCCTAAAGCGCTCTACAAATAGCATCACTGAATTTGAAGCAGAACAAGTCAAAGAAAAAATGGGCGTTTTACCTTCACAAATTGTTGATTTCAAAGCTCTTTGTGGTGATAAATCAGATAATATTCCTGGTGTCAAGGGAATTGGGGAAAAAACAGCGGTGCAACTGCTGAATACCTATGGTTCACTTGAGAATGTTTATGCTGCGTTAGATGAAATTAAAGGCGCAACTCAGAAAAAACTGGCAGCAGGTAAAGAAGATGCCGAAAAGTCTCGCTATTTGGCAACTATAGTTTTAGATGTTCCTATAGAATTTGATTTAGAAGATTGTAAATTAAAAGGGTTTGATACAAGCGTTTTATCACCAATTTTAGAAAAATTAGAATTTAAGTCTTTTTTAGGCAAAATCAACGACCTCCAGCAACGTTTTGGTGGCAAAGTTGAAGAAAAACAAGAAGCCAAAACAGACCCAACTAATCCCAATACTAATTCAGAATTAAACTCTAATGAAGATAATAATTTGTGGTTTTTCAGTGCTAGCGATACAGCAGCAGTTACACAACAATCTACTTCCCCAATTACACCACGCATCATCAACACCGAAGCAAAATTAACTGAGTTAGTGAAAATTTTACAAAAATTCACTAATCCAGAAACTCCCGTTGCTTGGGACACTGAAACCACCGATTTAGAGCCAAGAGATGCTGAGTTAGTAGGAATTGGTTGCTGCTGGGGAACGAAACCAGATGAGGTAGCCTATATTCCTTTGGGGCACAAAACTGGGGAAAATTTGCATAAAGATTTGGTGCTAGAAACACTACGTCCAATTCTTGAAAGTGCCGATTATCCCAAAGCTTTACAGAATGCCAAATTTGACCGCTTAGTTCTCAGATGTCAAGGAATTAATTTGGCGGGAGTGGTGTTTGATCCCATGCTGGCAAGTTATATTCTAAATCCAGATTCAAGTCATAACTTGATGGATTTGTCGCAGCGATATTTGGGATTGATAGCAAAAAGTTACTTAGATTTAGTTCCTAAAGGTAAAACTATAGCTGATATAGATATTCACGCCGTCGCAGATTACTGCGGGATGGATGCTTATTCTACCTTTGGTTTAGTGTCGAAACTGCGTGAGGAACTGGATACAATTCCAGCTTTATCTAAGCTATTAGCGGAAGTGGAACAGCCGCTAGAAGCAGTTTTAGCTCAAATGGAATATACAGGTGTTCGGATTAATTCAGCTTATTTACAAGAACTTTCGCAGCATTTAGAAACAGAGTTAGCCAGGTTAAAAAAGGAAGCAACTGAAATAGCTGGGGAAAATTTTAACTTGGGTTCTCCTAAGCAATTGAGCCAAATTCTGTTTGAAAAATTGGGATTAAGCACCAGACATTCTCGTAAAATTCAAACGGGCTACTCTACAGACGCAGCAACATTAGAAAAACTTCAAGAAGATGATAACACTGGATTTGTTGAAGCGATCGTTGAGTATCGCACCCTATCTAAATTAAAGTCTACTTATGTTGATGCATTACCTGCATTAGTGCGTCCAGATACCCAGCGAGTGCATACTGATTTTAATCAAGCAGCAACATCAACTGGTAGATTATCTTCTTCTAATCCGAATTTGCAAAATATTCCCATTCGTACAGCTTTTAGTCGCCAAATTCGGAAGGCATTTTTGCCTGAACCTGGCTGGTTAATGGTGGCTGCTGATTACTCACAAATTGAATTACGGATTTTGGCTCATTTGAGTCAAGAGCCGATATTAGTGCAAGCATATCAGCAAAATGAAGATGTTCACACTGTTACCGCGCGCTTAGTCTTTGAAAAAGAAAATATCACATCAGAAGAACGAGGGATGGCAAAAACTATCAATTTTGGTGTGATTTATGGAATGGGTTCTCTAAGATTTTCACGCTCAACTGGGATAGATAAGACCATTGCCAATGAGTTCATTAAGCGCTTTAATGAACGATATCCTAAAGTATTTGCATATTTGGAGCGAGTCAAAAAAGAAGCGATCGCTCTTGGTTATGTAGAAACTATTTTCGGTCGCCGTCGTTATTTTGACTTTACTAATAACAGTTTACGCAAATTAAAAGGCAGTAATCCTGAAGATATCCATCTGAGTAAATTGAAGAATTTGGGTGCTTTTGATGCAGGTTTATTACGCTCCGCTGCTAATGCACCAATTCAAGGTTCCAACGCTGATATTATCAAAATTGCAATGGTGAGATTGCATGAAATTTTGAAGAAATATCAGGCGCGTTTGTTGTTGCAAGTTCACGATGAATTAGTGTTTGAAATTCCTCCTGATGAGTGGGAAGAATTACAACTGCAAATTAAGTCGGTGATGGAAAATGCAGTACAGTTGAGTGTGCCGTTATTGGTAGAGGCGCGTGTTGGTGAAAATTGGATGGAGACGAAGTAA